In Trichomycterus rosablanca isolate fTriRos1 chromosome 25, fTriRos1.hap1, whole genome shotgun sequence, the sequence cagcgtgggtgttttgtaaagaacgataaggtcagaaatactgtaaaacttgtgtgtgttgatgtattctgatataaactatattatacccctgtcccacctttttacactcctacccctgcgtttcccctcacaccgtatcttgcgttctcattggctgttcgacatagcactcattgccagttgtgcaactcaaattcagatatctgacatgctataAATCTCGCTTCAGTCACCGAGAGCTCAGCGAGTGCTCGGCAAGCctctcggatcgagttgttgagtagttcacacatggcgattgagagccaagtttcgatcactgccgacaaatctagcgccgaccagtcgccgagcgaaaatcagggcaaaaatcgtgtagtgtgaactaggcataaggttGAAGGGGGGCAATATTTTTGGCTGCACCTGCATGTTTCAGAGGCATTTATCTGGCATGCATTAGGACCAAGCGGAAGCCACATGTCTGACCTGCAGTAAATATAGCAATAGAGGCTGGACTCAGTCTGACCTCTGCATTGCCTTTCTCATGCCAGCTTGTGTGATTTTTGTGTTAACATAAAGGCCCTGTGTCCAGACCCCCACCGGAACTGAAGCTCCACATCTCTGTGAGTAACGTGAACATGAGTTAATGTAGTCGAGGTTTCGTTGACGTGGTCTCGATGCAGCAGCTGTGTAAGGTTACAGACTCCCTGCTGATCAGCAACGCTCGCTCAGCCTGCGACGCAGAGCTCATCCGGAAGGAGGCTGTCACCTTCTGCATTAACGTATCTATACAACAGCCCTGTCCATCGTCCCCGGTCAGGACCCTGCGCGTGTCTGTCTACGATGACCCCAACGAGAACCTGCGCCAACACTTCAACCTCTGCGCCGACGCAATACTGAAGGAAGCAAAGCACGGAGGCCGGACGGTCGTGTACTGCAAGAACGGGCGCAGCCGCTCGGCCACCGTCTGCGTAGCCTACCTCATGAAGCACCAGGGTCTGTCTTTAACTGATGCGTTTGGGGTACGTCTCATTCATGAGTCTCTTAATTTAATTCATGTAATGGGAAATTATTTTTAAGGCTTCTGATATACACTCACTATTGGTACCTGCCTCGAATGACAATCATTGGCTATTTTATGAGCGACTAcatacactcactgagcacaTTCATTTACTGATTATCTTATAAGCAGCACCTTCCACAGAGATACAGCGGTACCTTCAAACTCAACATtaactggttctgggagtggggttgagtttcaaggtattttttcccattttttctCATtattaatgcgttccatggtcctgtgataagcattttagactcattTTTAGACACaaccttgagctgtaacacaagtttaaaagtgaaacagtgaggaaagtccagataaacacagatacatatgGAGCTGTCAGGAGGATTTGATGGTAATCCACACAattgcagatttgtctcatattcacacttgagtttaagggtacaaatatttcgagtttaggggacgttgagttacaaggtaccactgtactgacTACAGTCCATTGGTTGTCCATCCTCTGTACATCATAAGTGGTAAGGTATTCCTATAGGAACttagcaagctttacattgtttTGACTTCAGAGACATCAATGCTCTTTCAGTTGGGCTTTAAGGTGCTGATTTGGAGCAGGGACCTCATCCTTGTCCATGGCAATGTCAAgcttacttgactgtggacagcagTCCTGCTTTTTgacatatttattatatttacaaattcTCTTTACTTGTTTCATTAGGTGGTAAAAGGTGCTCGATCAGTGGTGGAGCCCAACCCCGGTTTCTGGGCTCAGCTGGAGCAGTATGAGGAGGAGCTGAAGAGCAGGAGGTCCGCAAGCAACAACTAGAAGCTCTCGTCACTTTAAATGCCTTCAGTCGACCACGAGATTCATCCGTTCTGTTTATGGCCTTGGATTAATGTAAAATCATCGAAGGATCAGCCTTATATCAGGCTCAGCTCAAGGTGTCATATGCTGTGGGTTATACAGAAATGTTATAGTGCACTGTAGTAGCACTGCAACTGTGCTTGTTATTCTCAGGTGTTCAAATCAAATGACTTTAAGCTCGATCAGTGAGCAATAAAAagcataaatgtttaaaaatataacaCATGCCGGTCCTCACCAGTACC encodes:
- the dusp28 gene encoding dual specificity phosphatase 28 — encoded protein: MQQLCKVTDSLLISNARSACDAELIRKEAVTFCINVSIQQPCPSSPVRTLRVSVYDDPNENLRQHFNLCADAILKEAKHGGRTVVYCKNGRSRSATVCVAYLMKHQGLSLTDAFGVVKGARSVVEPNPGFWAQLEQYEEELKSRRSASNN